In Halogranum gelatinilyticum, the DNA window ACCTCCGCGGGCAGGTCGTCGGCGTCGTGATCACCAAGTTCCGCGGCGACGTCTCACTGCTTCAGTCCGGTCTCGACGCCTTCGAGGAACGCACCGGCGTGCCCATCCTCGGCGTGATTCCCTACGACGACCCCGGTCTGCCCGCCGAGGACAGCGTGTCGCTGCCCCCGGTCGGCGAGCGGTCCGTCGTCGGAGACGACGATGGCGTCTCGGACGACGAGAGCGTGACCGTGGCCGTCCCGCGCTTACCGCGCATCTCGAACTTCACGGACCTCGACCCGCTCGCGGCCGAACCGGGCGTCCGGGTCGCCTACGTCCCGCTCGACGACGACCTCACCAACGCCGACGCGGTGGTCCTCCCCGGGACGAAGAACACCGTCGACGACCTGCTGGCCTGTCGCGAGGCTGGTCTCCACGAGGCAGTCCGCGACTTCGACGGGCCGGTCGTCGGTCTCTGCGGCGGCTACCAACTGCTTGGCGAGCGGATCACGAACGCCGCCGTCGAGAGCGTCGGCAGTGACGGTGCCGTCGCGGGCTTCGGTCTGCTCCCGGTCGAGACGGCCTTCTCTCCGGACAAGCGCGTCTCGGAGGCGACGTGGCGACTCGATGGGACCGGACCGCTGGCTGGTGCCGCGGGCGACGTCTCGGGCTACGAAATTCACGCTGGCGAGACGCGGCCGACGGGAGCCGTCGAAACGCCGTTCGCCCGCGGCGAGGGCGAGGACGGGTCGGCCGCACTCGGCGCGGCCGCTGGCGACGTGCTCGGCACGTATCTCCACGGGCTGTTCGAGAACCGCGTCGCCCGTGACGCCTTCGTCGACGCGACATTCGCGGCAGCGGGTCGTGCGCGGCCCACGGTCGACGGCGACCGGGCAGCCTCACCCTACGACCGTGCGGCGGGGCTCGTCGCCGACAACGTCGACCTCCGCCCGCTCGGCCTTGACGTCGAGTCGGGACACACAGGTGCTGTGGAAACCGATTGAGTCTGATAGAGCAAGCGTGCTGAACTGAGAGAATGAACGCAGCGCGGTCGCTCTCTTCGGTGGCGGCTCCGTCGCGACGTGAAAATGAATCCGAGATGTCTATTCGGTAGGTGGACAGCCATCGGTCAGTGGGGCCGTCCGTTCGTCGCTCGCTCAGGCACCCATGTTCGCCACTTTCTCGGCGAACTCGGCGTGGAGGTCGGCGTGGTGATGGACGATCTTCCACCTGCCGCCTTTCTTCCGGTAGACGTTGGTCGTCCGACCCTCCAGAGCCATCGGTTCACCCGCAAACGTCCACGATACTGACTCGGTGCAGAGTTCGTACGCACTGTTGCCGATAACGCGGATGGCCTGGTCCGACCGGGTGACCGTGCCGTCCGTACTCGCCGATGCGACTCCCGCAAAGGACCCGGAGACGGCCTCCCAGCCCTCCTCTCGCCCACCGATGGGGTGCATGGTCGTCACGTCATCCTCGTGCGACCAGATGTCCGCCATGGAACTGGCATCGCCGTTCGCCATCGCTTCCAGTGCACTATAGAACTGGTCGGATGCCGCTCTGACGTCATCTTCGGCTGCCACGCGTTTTGTAGACATTACAATCCTCACATCAGTAGCGACGCCTGAGTAGATATACTACATACATCAGATGCCATCTCCAGAGTCAGTCCTGTTAGCTGCTCTGAAGCCATAACGTAAGACCACACTATAGCCGCCGCTTGTTGTTCTCGTCGTACGCTCGAAGGTCTCGCGCCGCAAGGGAAACCGCTCGCTCGACGCGCTTTTGCTTCGTCTCGTCCGTCTTTGCCTCCTCGACAGCCGCGATGAACGCGTGCTGGTCAGTGTTCGAGAAGTTCTGGAAGTTCTCCCAGGCAGTCTCGTTCTCACGTAGTGCCGCCTCGAGTTCGGCCGGGAGTTCGTGGTCGTCGGCGAGTCGATAGGCAGCCGCCCACTCGCCCGACTCCTTCGCCGCTTCGACGAGTTTCATTCCAGCCGGGGTCATCTTCCCCACCGCGATCATCGCTTCGACCCGCTCTTTGTTCGCCTTGGACCACTTGCTGTCGGGTCTTCTGGGCGTGAAGCGACGCGTGTACGTCTCGTCGTCGATGCCCCTGATCAGGCCGTCGACCCACCCGAAGCAGAGCGCTTCCTCGACGGACTCGCCGTAGTCGATACCGTCTCGCTCGGCGTCGACCTTGTAGTAACCGACCCATAGCTCCTCGGCCGTGTCGTGGTTCGCTTCCAACCAGGTGCGGAACTCGTTGCGAGCGTCGAAGAATATCGGATTCATGGTTCAAGAGAGACATCGCGTCTCGATAACCCTATTCCGAATCTGATCGCGTGGGCATTCAGTGCGGATTAGAGAGGCAGTCACGTCTTCGGTACTGCCTTCGCTTCTCCCGACCGCTCCGAACACGTCCCGGAATCGCGACCGCTCGTGCTGGATTTGCGCGCTGAGCTCAGCACGATCTCAGAGACCTCACCGAACGCAGTCAGGAGTGGCGTGCAAGACTTAGAGGGTGTATTCAGCAGTCTGTTGTCCTCAATTTCGTCGTTAAAGCAGCGAACTGAGCGATAGAGATCGTCCACAAATTTAATCATACTGTCTGACACAATTGTCAGAAGGTCCTCGTTCAATGTCAGCGAAACTCCGGAACAAGAACGGGCAATTATGGCTGCCGCTCCGACTGCTGTGGAACGACAACGAACGCCGGCCCAGAGCCCCCATACGTCTTGTCGTGGGAATCGTACTGGTGCTCACCCTTGCCAATACTGGCAGGACCATCCAACCCTCGGTTCTCGGAGGAGACGGCCCTATCACCGAGACCGTGAACACGTTGATTGGTGGAGTCCCCCAAGCAGCGGGGATTATCCTCGGTGTGATACTCGTCTCGCTGGTCCTTGACCGACGAATACTCACCGATTTGGGCCTCAACTTCAGATCTGGCGTGTGGCTCTCGTTCACGGGGGGACTTGCGCTCGGGATCGGAATCACCAGTCTTAGCATCGCTGTCGGAGCAGTTGTCGGATTCTACGAAATAGGTGGCATCCAGATGACCGGGGGGCCTGCTGTTTGGATACTCCTCGTACTTGGTACTGCGATCTCACAACTCGTCATCGTCGTCGCAGAAGAATTCCTCGTCCGAGGATACATCATCACGAACGTCCTCGAAGGACTGGATGGATTTCCATCCATACCACGAAGCGTGGCCGCCGGCGTCGCTGTGGTGATTGCTTCACTATTCTTTTATCTTACTCACTCTACCCGGGGAGAAGTGTTCGGCCTTATGGCTGGTGGGCTGGCTGTTCTCCTCGGTGTTGCATACGTCCTCAGCGGTGATCTCGCTGTTCCAATCGGCATTCACTTTGGTGTGAACTTCGCCGGAATGATCGGTGGATCAGCCCCGCAACAGGCGACGCTCGTCCAAGTGATGTCACCAACAACGGTTGCGGAAGCGCTTGTCCTTCCGGCTGAGGCAGTTGTCATTCGGATTTTCGGGGCAGCTATCGGTATCGGTTTGCTACTCTGGTGGTACCATTCGGTGAACGGCCAGATCCGAATCGTTCCGGAAGTCGCTTGCCCGAGGCTTCGCTGGAAGCGTAACAGTGAGGAATCACCAAATAGCTCTGAAAGTGATCCGATGTAACCAACTTGCGCGCTGTATTCAGCACGGCCACAGAAACCGACCCATTTCTTGTCACAAGCGGCGTGCAAGACTTAGAGGGTGTATGCAGCACGAGTATCTTCCGAGTAGCCCTGGGAGTTGCGCGGTTATCTGCAATAAGAACGTGATTTCTTGCAGGTACTGGAGCTATTTCACAGGGGTTGGTCGGAAGAGTATGGTGTTCGCTGTCAACTGAAACCGGAAAAATAGAGAGGCGTCTGAGTATTTCCCCCGCTTGTCTTCATTGTCCAGTCTCCCCGTGGAGTACGCTGTCGACTCATGAACAGGGGTGGAGATGGTGACTCGGTACGGAACTCGCTCACTCATCCAATCTTTCGTCACGCGAACTGCCTCGCCGTACACGATCTCTTCTACTGTGTGGCTGTCGTGATACCTCACGTTACCGTTTTGCTCTACAGTAACGGTGACGTCAAGTGGTTGGTATTGCTCGGCAGTTGGAAGGGATTCTACGATAACGCCAGCAAAATCAAAGCTTGGTGTGGCAGTTTGCGACTCACGTCGAAAGTCATCGACACAACCTGCGAGAGCTGTGATTGTGGTTCCTGAAAGTGCAAGGAGGGCACGGCGCTTCATATCGGTTCCTCGCTTCGGGAAAGGAAATATCTTCTGTCAACCGAGCGGATACTGACACAGACGCGCGCTCTATTCAGCACGCTTTCGACAACCTGTTTCTGAATAGAACGTTCCGGATGTCTAACACACCCTTTTTCGCGGTCGAGTGAGTGCAGAAGCCATGAACATCGTCGAAGCACTCGCCG includes these proteins:
- a CDS encoding CPBP family intramembrane glutamic endopeptidase; translation: MSAKLRNKNGQLWLPLRLLWNDNERRPRAPIRLVVGIVLVLTLANTGRTIQPSVLGGDGPITETVNTLIGGVPQAAGIILGVILVSLVLDRRILTDLGLNFRSGVWLSFTGGLALGIGITSLSIAVGAVVGFYEIGGIQMTGGPAVWILLVLGTAISQLVIVVAEEFLVRGYIITNVLEGLDGFPSIPRSVAAGVAVVIASLFFYLTHSTRGEVFGLMAGGLAVLLGVAYVLSGDLAVPIGIHFGVNFAGMIGGSAPQQATLVQVMSPTTVAEALVLPAEAVVIRIFGAAIGIGLLLWWYHSVNGQIRIVPEVACPRLRWKRNSEESPNSSESDPM
- a CDS encoding YdeI/OmpD-associated family protein produces the protein MNPIFFDARNEFRTWLEANHDTAEELWVGYYKVDAERDGIDYGESVEEALCFGWVDGLIRGIDDETYTRRFTPRRPDSKWSKANKERVEAMIAVGKMTPAGMKLVEAAKESGEWAAAYRLADDHELPAELEAALRENETAWENFQNFSNTDQHAFIAAVEEAKTDETKQKRVERAVSLAARDLRAYDENNKRRL
- a CDS encoding cobyric acid synthase — encoded protein: MPRTLLVAGTASHVGKSTVAAGLCRYLADRGVSVAPFKAQNMSNNARAVPRPAALHEADGDDAPAFGEVGVSQYTQARAARVRPTTDHNPVLLKPRGDGESQLVVDGVAVGHFAAGNYYDDHWHDARDAAVAAHGRLARDHDVVVAEGAGSIAEINLHDRDLANVETARFAGQGSADRDGAAEPRSGADILLVADIERGGVFASLVGTLELLPDDLRGQVVGVVITKFRGDVSLLQSGLDAFEERTGVPILGVIPYDDPGLPAEDSVSLPPVGERSVVGDDDGVSDDESVTVAVPRLPRISNFTDLDPLAAEPGVRVAYVPLDDDLTNADAVVLPGTKNTVDDLLACREAGLHEAVRDFDGPVVGLCGGYQLLGERITNAAVESVGSDGAVAGFGLLPVETAFSPDKRVSEATWRLDGTGPLAGAAGDVSGYEIHAGETRPTGAVETPFARGEGEDGSAALGAAAGDVLGTYLHGLFENRVARDAFVDATFAAAGRARPTVDGDRAASPYDRAAGLVADNVDLRPLGLDVESGHTGAVETD
- a CDS encoding YybH family protein, which codes for MSTKRVAAEDDVRAASDQFYSALEAMANGDASSMADIWSHEDDVTTMHPIGGREEGWEAVSGSFAGVASASTDGTVTRSDQAIRVIGNSAYELCTESVSWTFAGEPMALEGRTTNVYRKKGGRWKIVHHHADLHAEFAEKVANMGA